One Micropterus dolomieu isolate WLL.071019.BEF.003 ecotype Adirondacks linkage group LG23, ASM2129224v1, whole genome shotgun sequence DNA window includes the following coding sequences:
- the LOC123963477 gene encoding claudin-4-like isoform X2: MWTQIAGVCLAILGLLGTILICGLPMWQMSAFIGANIVTAQVYWRGLWMNCVIQSTGHSQCLPYQSLLALPKELQISMVLICVSIAVSVVAIGLTLVGVRCTNFCRHNWRSKANYGRAGAAMFILAGLVCLVPVSWSAYTIITGFYNPLTAPGGSGELGPCIYVGWISGALQVIGGGVLCSTYGCC; encoded by the coding sequence ATGTGGACACAGATAGCTGGTGTGTGTTTGGCAATCCTCGGCTTACTCGGCACCATCCTAATCTGTGGACTGCCCATGTGGCAGATGTCAGCCTTTATTGGGGCAAACATCGTCACTGCTCAGGTCTACTGGAGAGGTTTATGGATGAATTGTGTGATCCAGAGCACAGGCCATTCGCAGTGTTTGCCCTACCAATCCCTTCTGGCTTTACCAAAGGAACTGCAGATTTCCATGGTTCTGATCTGCGTCTCCATCGCTGTCAGCGTAGTGGCAATCGGACTCACTTTGGTCGGGGTCCGCTGCACCAACTTCTGTCGGCACAACTGGCGTTCCAAAGCTAATTATGGCAGGGCTGGAGCTGCGATGTTTATATTAGCAGGCCTTGTGTGTCTTGTTCCAGTCAGCTGGTCTGCTTACACCATCATCACAGGATTCTACAACCCCCTGACTGCACCTGGTGGTAGTGGAGAGCTTGGGCCTTGCATATATGTGGGCTGGATTTCTGGAGCTCTGCAGGTCATTGGAGGAGGGGTTTTGTGTAGCACCTATGGATGCTGCTGA